One Peromyscus leucopus breed LL Stock chromosome 2, UCI_PerLeu_2.1, whole genome shotgun sequence DNA window includes the following coding sequences:
- the LOC114697174 gene encoding aflatoxin B1 aldehyde reductase member 3-like, whose product MNQSPSRAVPATVLGAMEIGSSLDVTSSSAVVRDFLQRGHKEIDTAYVYADGQSESILGDLGLGLGRRGCKVKIATKSVPRLGTPRTLDNIRFQLETSLKRLQCPRVDLFYLHMPDHNTPIEESLQTCHQLHQEGKFVELGLSNYASWEVAEICTLCKKNGWIMPTVYQGMYNATTRQVEKELLPCLRHFGLRFYAYNPLAGGLLTAKYKYEIEDEKQPLSRLFGKKWDYFYRDCFWKEDHFKGIDLVKKALQTTYGSSAPSMTSAALRWMYHHSQLQGAQGDAVILGMSSLEQLEQNLAATEEGPLEAAVVEAFDQAWNLVAHECPNYFR is encoded by the exons ATGAACCAGTCACCGTCGCGGGCCGTGCCCGCCACCGTGTTGGGTGCCATGGAGATAGGAAGCAGCTTGGATGTGACCTCCAGCTCGGCGGTGGTGCGCGACTTCCTGCAGCGGGGCCACAAGGAGATTGACACCGCATACGTGTATGCAGACGGCCAGTCCGAGAGCATCCTGGGGGACCTGGGGCTTGGGCTAGGCCGCAGGGGCTGCAAAG TGAAAATTGCCACAAAGTCTGTTCCAAGACTTGGGACACCAAGGACTCTTGACAATATTCGGTTCCAGCTGGAGACGTCACTGAAGAGGCTGCAGTGTCCCCGGGTGGACCTCTTCTATTTACACATGCCAGACCACAACACCCCAATAGAGGAGTCACTGCAGACCTGCCACCAGCTGCATCAGGAG GGCAAGTTTGTGGAGCTTGGCCTGTCCAACTATGCCTCCTGGGAAGTGGCTGAGATCTGTACCCTCTGCAAGAAAAATGGCTGGATCATGCCAACTGTGTACCAG GGCATGTACAACGCCACCACCAGGCAGGTGGAGAAGGAGCTCCTCCCCTGCCTCAGACACTTTGGTTTGAGGTTCTATGCATACAACCCTTTAGCCG GGGGCCTGCTGACTGCCAAATACAAATACGAAATAGAAGATGAGAAGCAGCCCTTGAGCCGCCTCTTTGGGAAGAAATGGGATTATTTCTACAGGGACTG CTTTTGGAAGGAAGACCACTTCAAGGGCATTGACCTCGTGAAGAAGGCCTTGCAGACGACCTATGGCAGCAGCGCCCCCAGCATGACCTCGGCTGCCCTGCGCTGGATGTACCACCACTCACAGCTCCAG GGCGCCCAAGGGGATGCAGTCATCTTGGGCATGTCCAGCCTGGAGCAGCTGGAACAGAACTTGGCCGCCACTGAGGAAGGGCCCCTGGAGGCGGCTGTCGTGGAGGCCTTTGACCAAGCCTGGAACCTGGTCGCCCACGAGTGTCCCAACTACTTCAGATAG